In a genomic window of Myotis daubentonii chromosome 18, mMyoDau2.1, whole genome shotgun sequence:
- the CCDC190 gene encoding coiled-coil domain-containing protein 190 codes for MKGTERHMAGRPLHKQLDWERKHAKQAEARLSQHLQRLEQAHLCHLRLLAWEQRQLQKQLQRLQHDRKGKCPSSPGNRVRQSPGGAPVRPQQGGDLGTPRATGARALATNTAQEAQGARAQPPSRRDGLKGPTRSKEQSPPQSQVTSPLAGEMPPDPAAATCSTAPCPGASPAGDGALGEARPEATGLLPDLRAREHVSPGAPSFREVLARAANAHYLRHRVPPEAERVLSMGEIFGHGGPGTQRRAPGGHLSNPPEPSE; via the exons ATGAAGGGGACGGAGCGGCACATGGCCGGGAGGCCGCTGCATAAGCAGCTGGATTGGGAGAGGAAGCATGCCAAGCAGGCCGAGGCCAGGCTCAGCCAGCATCTGCAGAGACTCGAGCAGGCCCACCTGTGCCACCTGAGGCTGCTGGCCTGGGAGCAGCGGCAGCTGCAGAAACAGCTGCAGAGGCTACAGCACG ACCGCAAGGGCAAGTGCCCCTCCTCCCCCGGAAACCGAGTTCGGCAGAGTCCGGGAGGCGCCCCCGTGCGCccccagcagggaggggacctcgGGACCCCCCGGGCCACTGGAGCCAG AGCCCTGGCCACCAACACAGCCCAGGAGGCACAGGGGGCCCGGGCCCAGCCTCCTTCCCGCCGCGATGGCCTCAAGGGCCCCACGAGAAGCAAAGAGCAGTCACCGCCTCAAAGCCAGGTGACCTCCCCCCTCGCAGGGGAGATGCCGCCCGACCCAGCCGCCGCCACCTGCTCCACAGCCCCCTGCCCCGGGGCCAGCCCAGCCGGTGATGGGGCCCTCGGCGAGGCCAGACCGGAGGCCACAGGCCTGCTGCCCGACCTCCGCGCCAGGGAGCACGTGTCCCCGGGGGCCCCCTCCTTCCGGGAGGTGTTGGCAAGGGCCGCCAACGCCCACTACCTGCGGCACCGGGTGCCTCCTGAGGCTGAGCGGGTGCTCAGCATGGGGGAGATATTTGGGCACGGGGGTCCCGGGACCCAGCGCAGGGCACCTGGAGGTCACCTCTCCAACCCTCCCGAGCCCTCAGAGTAA